From the genome of Novosphingobium sp. TH158, one region includes:
- a CDS encoding YbaB/EbfC family nucleoid-associated protein → MKSMEEMLKAAQQAAETIQKQMTEAQTKLDQIEVEGVSGGGLVKIRCTAKGRVVGVSVDDSLMQPSEKQMLEDLVAAAFNDARVKADAASGAEMERIQGSMGLPPGFKLPGMG, encoded by the coding sequence ATGAAGTCGATGGAAGAGATGCTCAAGGCCGCGCAGCAGGCTGCCGAGACCATCCAGAAGCAGATGACCGAAGCCCAGACCAAGCTTGACCAGATCGAGGTCGAGGGCGTTTCCGGCGGCGGTCTGGTGAAGATCCGCTGCACGGCCAAGGGCCGCGTGGTTGGCGTTTCCGTCGATGACAGCCTGATGCAGCCGAGCGAAAAGCAGATGCTGGAAGACCTTGTCGCCGCCGCCTTCAACGATGCGCGGGTCAAGGCCGATGCCGCCAGCGGCGCGGAAATGGAGCGCATCCAGGGCTCGATGGGCCTGCCGCCGGGCTTCAAGCTTCCCGGCATGGGCTGA
- the lon gene encoding endopeptidase La has product MEMNLLPLLPLRDIVVFPGMVVPLFVGREKSVAALESAMAGNKDIFLVAQLDPGCDDPADEDLYDIGVIATVLQLLKLPDGTVRVLVEGQQRARLERVGEEGDMMVAQVEKLEPVSAAGSEATAMMRTVVEQFGEYAKLNKKLSADAGANFGEITDAALLADGVAAQIGAKVADKQALLSEEDPIKRMEMVLAFMEGELGVLQVERKIRGRVKRQMEKTQREYYLNEQLKAIQNELGGGEGDDTNEIAELQEKIDTLKLSKEARAKAQGELKKLKTMQPMSAEATVVRNYLDVLLGLPWGKKSKLKKDIARAQTILDADHYALEKVKDRIVEYLAVQARTNKLKGPILCLVGPPGVGKTSLGKSIAKATGREFIRQSLGGVRDEAEIRGHRRTYIGSLPGKVITNLRKAGTSNPLFLLDEIDKLGQDYRGDPASALLEVLDPEQNAKFQDHYLEVDFDLSDVMFVCTANSLNLPQPLLDRMEIIRLEGYTEDEKVEIAERHLVAKQVESHGLKPGEFTLTTEGLRDLIRYYTRESGVRTLEREIARLARKSLRRILEGKEKCVTITPENLADFAGVRKYRFGVSEEEHQVGAVTGLAWTEVGGELLTIESVTVPGKGAVKTTGKLGEVMSESVQMAFSFVKARAPAYGIKPSIFNRKDLHIHLPEGAVPKDGPSAGIGMVTAMVSTLTGIPVRKDIAMTGEVTLRGRVLAIGGLKEKLLAALRGGIKTVLIPEENRKDLVELPANIKEGLEIITVSHVDEVLALALTAKLEPVEWTEEDDLASQPAAAHPTATRTAH; this is encoded by the coding sequence ATGGAAATGAATCTGCTCCCCTTGCTCCCGCTGCGCGACATTGTCGTTTTCCCCGGCATGGTCGTGCCGCTGTTCGTCGGTCGCGAAAAGTCGGTCGCGGCGCTGGAATCGGCCATGGCCGGCAACAAGGACATCTTCCTCGTCGCCCAGCTCGACCCCGGCTGCGACGATCCGGCGGACGAAGACCTTTACGATATCGGCGTGATCGCCACGGTGCTGCAGCTGCTCAAGCTGCCCGATGGCACGGTGCGTGTGCTGGTAGAAGGCCAGCAGCGCGCGCGGCTCGAACGTGTCGGCGAAGAGGGTGACATGATGGTCGCCCAGGTCGAAAAGCTCGAACCGGTAAGCGCCGCCGGCAGCGAAGCCACGGCGATGATGCGCACGGTGGTCGAACAGTTCGGCGAATATGCCAAGCTCAACAAGAAGCTTTCGGCCGATGCCGGGGCCAACTTTGGCGAAATCACCGATGCCGCCTTGCTCGCCGACGGCGTCGCCGCGCAGATCGGCGCCAAGGTGGCCGACAAGCAGGCGCTGCTTTCCGAAGAAGACCCGATCAAGCGCATGGAAATGGTGCTGGCCTTCATGGAAGGCGAGCTTGGCGTGCTGCAGGTGGAACGAAAGATCCGCGGCCGCGTGAAGCGCCAGATGGAAAAGACCCAGCGCGAATATTACCTCAACGAACAGCTCAAGGCGATCCAGAATGAGCTGGGCGGCGGCGAGGGTGACGACACCAACGAGATTGCCGAGCTTCAGGAAAAGATCGACACGCTCAAGCTGTCGAAGGAAGCGCGCGCAAAGGCGCAGGGCGAGCTGAAGAAGCTCAAGACCATGCAGCCGATGAGCGCCGAGGCAACCGTCGTGCGCAATTACCTCGATGTCCTGCTCGGCCTGCCCTGGGGCAAGAAGTCGAAGCTGAAGAAGGATATCGCCCGCGCCCAGACGATCCTCGATGCCGATCACTATGCGCTCGAGAAGGTGAAGGACCGCATCGTCGAATACCTTGCGGTGCAGGCGCGGACCAACAAGCTGAAGGGGCCGATCCTGTGCCTCGTCGGCCCTCCGGGTGTCGGCAAGACCTCGCTGGGCAAGTCGATCGCCAAGGCCACCGGGCGCGAGTTCATCCGCCAGTCGCTGGGCGGCGTGCGCGACGAGGCGGAAATCCGCGGCCACCGCCGCACCTATATCGGCTCGCTGCCGGGCAAGGTGATCACCAACCTGCGCAAGGCGGGCACCAGCAACCCGCTGTTCCTGCTCGACGAGATCGACAAGCTGGGCCAGGACTATCGCGGCGATCCGGCATCGGCCCTGCTCGAAGTGCTCGATCCCGAACAGAACGCGAAGTTCCAGGATCACTACCTCGAGGTCGATTTCGACCTGTCGGACGTGATGTTCGTCTGCACGGCGAACAGCCTGAACCTGCCGCAGCCGCTGCTCGATCGCATGGAGATCATCCGCCTCGAAGGCTATACCGAGGACGAGAAGGTGGAGATCGCCGAACGGCACCTGGTGGCCAAGCAGGTGGAATCGCATGGGCTCAAGCCGGGCGAGTTCACCCTTACCACCGAAGGCTTGCGCGACCTGATCCGCTATTACACCCGCGAATCCGGCGTTCGCACGCTGGAACGCGAGATCGCGCGGCTGGCCCGCAAGAGCCTGCGCCGCATCCTTGAAGGCAAGGAAAAGTGCGTGACGATCACGCCCGAGAACCTTGCCGATTTCGCCGGGGTGCGGAAGTACCGCTTCGGCGTTTCGGAAGAGGAGCACCAGGTCGGTGCCGTTACCGGCCTTGCCTGGACCGAGGTTGGCGGCGAGCTGCTGACGATCGAAAGCGTCACCGTTCCCGGCAAGGGCGCGGTGAAGACCACCGGCAAGCTTGGCGAAGTGATGAGCGAAAGCGTGCAGATGGCCTTCAGCTTCGTGAAGGCGCGGGCCCCGGCCTATGGCATCAAGCCCTCGATCTTCAATCGCAAGGACCTGCACATCCACCTGCCCGAAGGCGCAGTGCCCAAGGACGGTCCCTCGGCCGGCATCGGCATGGTCACGGCCATGGTCTCCACGCTCACCGGCATTCCGGTGCGCAAGGACATTGCCATGACCGGCGAGGTGACGCTGCGCGGCAGGGTGCTGGCGATCGGCGGCCTGAAGGAAAAGCTGCTGGCGGCCCTGCGCGGCGGCATCAAGACGGTGCTTATCCCGGAAGAGAACCGCAAGGACCTTGTCGAGCTGCCCGCCAACATCAAGGAAGGGCTGGAAATCATCACCGTGTCCCATGTCGACGAGGTGCTGGCCCTGGCGCTCACCGCCAAGCTTGAGCCGGTGGAATGGACCGAGGAAGACGACCTCGCCAGCCAGCCCGCAGCCGCCCATCCGACGGCGACCCGGACCGCGCACTGA
- a CDS encoding HU family DNA-binding protein, whose product MNKNDLIGAVADASGLTRSDATKAVEGVFDAITGALKKGDEVRLVGFGTFSVAKRKASTGRNPRTGEPMSIKASSQPKFKAGKGLKDAVN is encoded by the coding sequence ATGAACAAGAACGATCTTATCGGTGCAGTTGCTGATGCCAGCGGCCTGACCCGCAGCGACGCCACCAAGGCTGTCGAAGGCGTCTTCGACGCCATCACCGGTGCCCTCAAGAAGGGTGACGAAGTTCGCCTCGTCGGCTTCGGCACCTTCTCGGTCGCCAAGCGCAAGGCTTCGACCGGCCGCAACCCCCGCACCGGCGAGCCGATGTCGATCAAGGCTTCGTCGCAGCCGAAGTTCAAGGCTGGCAAGGGCCTCAAGGACGCCGTCAACTAA
- the rlmB gene encoding 23S rRNA (guanosine(2251)-2'-O)-methyltransferase RlmB, translated as MNRAKGGPDAGRNKRALRGRAGRMQGGRGSGRASSGAVRLWGRHAVEAALKNPERQHRKLWATREGVASLDGELPSDFPVEWAQPLDLARLVARDAPHQGLVLECEPLPELFLDEVLDGDPARPLVVLDQVTDPHNVGAILRSAAAFNACAILTQDRHAPPESGVVAKSASGALEVVPWVRVVNLSRALEEVAEAGYWRIGLAGEARDTLAEALPAGPVALVLGAEGEGMRHNVQQHCDALARLPISEAMESLNVSNAAAIALYAVATRG; from the coding sequence ATGAACAGGGCAAAAGGCGGGCCGGATGCCGGTCGCAACAAGCGGGCGCTGCGGGGCCGGGCCGGACGGATGCAGGGCGGACGCGGCAGCGGCCGCGCATCAAGCGGCGCGGTGCGCCTGTGGGGTCGCCACGCGGTGGAAGCCGCGCTGAAGAACCCCGAACGCCAGCACCGCAAGCTCTGGGCCACGCGCGAAGGCGTTGCCTCGCTCGATGGCGAACTGCCCAGCGACTTTCCCGTGGAATGGGCCCAGCCGCTCGATCTTGCCCGCCTCGTCGCGCGCGATGCGCCGCACCAGGGCCTTGTGCTGGAATGCGAACCGCTGCCCGAACTGTTCCTCGACGAAGTGCTCGATGGCGATCCGGCCCGGCCGCTGGTGGTGCTCGACCAGGTGACCGATCCGCACAACGTCGGCGCCATCCTGCGCTCGGCGGCGGCCTTCAACGCCTGCGCCATCCTCACGCAGGACCGGCACGCCCCGCCCGAATCGGGTGTCGTCGCCAAGAGCGCATCGGGCGCGCTGGAAGTGGTGCCCTGGGTGCGGGTGGTGAACCTTTCCCGCGCGCTGGAGGAAGTGGCCGAGGCAGGCTACTGGCGCATCGGCCTTGCCGGCGAAGCGCGCGATACCCTGGCAGAGGCCCTGCCCGCCGGGCCGGTCGCCCTGGTGCTGGGCGCCGAAGGCGAAGGCATGCGGCATAATGTGCAGCAGCACTGCGATGCGCTGGCCCGCCTGCCGATCAGCGAGGCGATGGAAAGCCTGAATGTTTCCAACGCTGCCGCAATTGCCCTTTATGCCGTGGCAACAAGAGGATAG
- a CDS encoding phosphatidylserine decarboxylase, translating to MSSNLTDNRGRGEASWQWPSVHPEGRKFALIAGAASVFAAFMAWETVAWPLGALVLGILAFFRDPPRVTPQGDGLIVSPADGLVTLIRKVPPPPELARTDGTGEGLGEAPLTRISIFMSVFDVHINRSPISGTVRRVAYIPGRFLNADLDKASDENERQHWLVERSDGLAIGFTQIAGLVARRIVPFLKPGEQVAAGGRIGLIRFGSRVDVFLPEGTESRVLVGQKVIAGETVLAEVGSQALIEGQRQ from the coding sequence ATGTCTTCTAACCTGACTGACAATCGCGGCCGCGGTGAAGCATCGTGGCAATGGCCGAGCGTTCACCCCGAAGGTCGCAAGTTCGCCCTTATTGCCGGGGCCGCCTCGGTGTTCGCCGCCTTCATGGCCTGGGAAACCGTGGCCTGGCCGCTCGGCGCGCTGGTGCTGGGCATCCTCGCCTTCTTCCGCGATCCCCCGCGCGTCACGCCGCAGGGCGACGGGCTGATCGTTTCGCCGGCTGACGGGCTGGTCACGCTGATCCGCAAGGTTCCGCCGCCGCCCGAACTGGCCCGCACCGACGGCACGGGCGAGGGGCTGGGCGAAGCGCCGCTGACGCGCATTTCGATCTTCATGTCGGTGTTCGATGTGCACATCAACCGTTCGCCGATCAGCGGCACGGTGCGCCGCGTGGCCTATATTCCGGGCCGTTTCCTCAATGCCGATCTCGACAAGGCGAGCGATGAGAACGAGCGCCAGCACTGGCTGGTAGAACGCAGCGACGGGCTTGCCATCGGTTTCACCCAGATCGCCGGGCTGGTGGCGCGGCGCATCGTGCCCTTCCTCAAGCCGGGCGAGCAGGTTGCCGCCGGCGGCCGCATCGGCCTGATCCGCTTTGGCAGCCGGGTTGACGTTTTCCTGCCCGAAGGCACCGAATCGCGCGTGCTGGTCGGCCAGAAGGTGATCGCCGGCGAGACCGTGCTGGCCGAAGTCGGCTCGCAGGCACTGATCGAAGGGCAGCGCCAGTGA
- the pssA gene encoding CDP-diacylglycerol--serine O-phosphatidyltransferase, with protein sequence MNGPGQGRDKLVRLPRGLTVRTLVPNAITAAALGFGLTGIRFAITGQFEQAVLAVLLAGLLDGIDGRIARLLKGQSRFGAELDSLADNVSFGVAPALILFLWSLQDLPRLGWFASLVFAICCALRLARFNARIDVEEQPHKSAGFLTGVPAPVGAGLALLPMFLWFVTERPELREPAVVGIWLVAIAFLMISSVATLGWGKLRPRRGIRLWLVMALGMIGVALLTEPWLTLIGICVIYLALLPYGIWSYSQVRRRRATTAAPEQPSA encoded by the coding sequence GTGAACGGGCCCGGGCAGGGGCGCGACAAGCTCGTGCGCCTGCCGCGTGGGCTGACGGTCCGCACGCTGGTTCCCAATGCGATTACAGCCGCCGCGCTGGGCTTCGGCCTCACCGGCATCCGCTTTGCCATCACCGGGCAGTTCGAGCAGGCGGTCCTCGCTGTGCTGCTGGCCGGACTGCTCGACGGGATCGACGGCCGCATCGCCCGCCTGCTCAAGGGGCAATCGCGCTTCGGTGCCGAGCTGGACAGCCTGGCGGACAACGTTTCCTTCGGTGTCGCTCCGGCGCTGATCCTGTTTCTGTGGTCCTTGCAGGACCTGCCGCGCCTCGGCTGGTTCGCCAGCCTGGTCTTCGCCATCTGCTGCGCGCTGCGGCTGGCCCGGTTCAATGCCCGGATCGATGTGGAAGAGCAGCCGCACAAGTCTGCCGGCTTCCTCACCGGCGTTCCTGCACCGGTCGGGGCGGGGCTTGCCCTGCTGCCGATGTTCCTGTGGTTCGTGACCGAACGCCCCGAACTGCGCGAACCGGCGGTCGTCGGCATCTGGCTCGTGGCGATCGCCTTCCTCATGATCTCCAGCGTCGCCACGCTTGGCTGGGGCAAGCTGCGCCCGCGCCGCGGCATCCGGTTGTGGCTGGTCATGGCGCTGGGCATGATTGGCGTTGCCCTGCTGACCGAACCCTGGCTCACCCTGATCGGGATCTGCGTGATCTACCTTGCGCTGCTGCCCTATGGCATCTGGTCCTATTCGCAGGTCAGGCGGCGGCGCGCCACGACTGCGGCACCAGAGCAGCCTTCCGCCTGA
- the rpsB gene encoding 30S ribosomal protein S2, translated as MAAPVVTMQQLIEAGAHFGHQTHRWNPRMKPYIFGARNGVHILDLSQTVPLMARALDFIDATVRAGGKVLFVGTKRQAQEPIAQAARASGQHFVNHRWLGGMLTNWKTISGSIKRLKSMEEQLSGDTSGFTKKEVLQMTRERDKLELSLGGIRDMGGIPDVMFVIDANKEELAIKEANVLGIPVVAILDSNVSPDGIAFPIPANDDASRAIRLYCEAVAAAARKGGREAVVDSGVDVGALEVAPVEEAVVSVPAEEAPAAEA; from the coding sequence ATGGCGGCTCCTGTCGTCACCATGCAGCAGCTTATCGAGGCCGGCGCTCACTTCGGCCACCAGACCCACCGCTGGAACCCGCGCATGAAGCCCTACATCTTCGGCGCGCGTAACGGTGTCCACATTCTCGACCTGTCGCAGACCGTGCCGCTGATGGCCCGCGCGCTCGACTTCATCGACGCCACCGTCCGCGCTGGCGGCAAGGTGCTGTTCGTCGGCACCAAGCGCCAGGCTCAGGAGCCGATCGCCCAGGCCGCGCGCGCTTCTGGCCAGCACTTCGTCAACCACCGCTGGCTGGGCGGCATGCTCACCAACTGGAAGACCATCTCGGGCTCGATCAAGCGCCTGAAGTCGATGGAAGAGCAGCTTTCGGGCGACACCTCGGGCTTCACGAAGAAGGAAGTCCTGCAGATGACCCGCGAGCGCGACAAGCTTGAGCTGTCGCTCGGCGGCATCCGCGACATGGGCGGCATTCCGGACGTGATGTTCGTGATCGACGCCAACAAGGAAGAGCTGGCGATCAAGGAAGCCAACGTCCTGGGTATCCCGGTCGTCGCCATCCTCGATTCGAACGTCTCGCCCGATGGCATCGCGTTCCCGATCCCGGCGAACGACGACGCCAGCCGCGCGATCCGCCTGTATTGCGAGGCCGTGGCCGCCGCTGCCCGCAAGGGTGGCCGTGAAGCCGTGGTCGATTCGGGCGTCGATGTCGGCGCGCTGGAAGTGGCACCGGTTGAAGAAGCCGTGGTATCGGTCCCGGCCGAGGAAGCTCCCGCAGCCGAAGCCTGA
- the tsf gene encoding translation elongation factor Ts — protein sequence MAYTATDVKNLRERTGAGMMDCKKALDESNGDFEAAVDALRAKGLAAVAKKSSRTAAEGLVGVAVEGTKGVAVEVNSETDFVAKNDQFQDFVRKTTQVALGQSSDDVEALKAAAYPGGGTVADTLTANVATIGENQQVRRMKTVSVANGVVVPYMHNAAAPNLGKIGVLVALESEAPAAVLEPLGKQIAMHIAAAFPLALSADDLDPELLARERKIAAEKAAESGKPAEVQAKMVDGAVSKYAKENALLSQIFVMDNKTPIQQVVDQAGKEAGAKIVLKDYVRFQLGEGIEKEVSDFAAEVAAAAGLN from the coding sequence ATGGCTTACACCGCCACTGACGTGAAGAACCTGCGCGAGCGCACCGGCGCCGGCATGATGGACTGCAAGAAGGCGCTCGACGAATCGAACGGCGATTTCGAAGCCGCGGTTGACGCTCTGCGCGCCAAGGGCCTTGCCGCCGTCGCCAAGAAGTCGAGCCGCACGGCTGCCGAAGGCCTCGTCGGCGTTGCCGTCGAAGGTACCAAGGGCGTCGCCGTCGAAGTGAACTCGGAAACCGACTTCGTCGCCAAGAACGACCAGTTCCAGGACTTCGTGCGCAAGACCACCCAGGTCGCGCTCGGCCAGTCGTCGGACGACGTGGAGGCACTCAAGGCCGCAGCCTATCCGGGCGGCGGCACGGTTGCCGACACGCTGACCGCCAACGTTGCCACCATCGGTGAAAACCAGCAGGTCCGCCGCATGAAGACCGTTTCGGTCGCGAACGGCGTTGTCGTGCCCTACATGCACAACGCCGCTGCGCCGAACCTCGGCAAGATCGGCGTGCTCGTCGCGCTCGAATCGGAAGCTCCGGCTGCCGTTCTCGAACCGCTTGGCAAGCAGATCGCCATGCACATCGCGGCGGCTTTCCCGCTGGCGCTGTCGGCTGACGACCTCGATCCCGAACTGCTCGCCCGCGAGCGCAAGATCGCTGCCGAAAAGGCCGCTGAATCGGGCAAGCCGGCGGAAGTCCAGGCCAAGATGGTCGACGGTGCGGTTTCCAAGTACGCCAAGGAAAACGCCCTGCTCAGCCAGATCTTCGTCATGGACAACAAGACCCCGATCCAGCAGGTCGTTGACCAGGCCGGCAAGGAAGCCGGTGCCAAGATCGTGCTGAAGGACTACGTCCGCTTCCAGCTCGGCGAAGGCATCGAGAAGGAAGTCAGCGACTTCGCGGCCGAAGTGGCTGCGGCTGCCGGCCTGAACTGA
- a CDS encoding metallophosphoesterase → MRKALGWVRNNKMRAFRYLVLAVGIPCSIIAWRDTMADPVVRRTEVVLPGLAKDAPPLTIALLSDFHVADPDMPPSRLARIVAQVNALKPDYVMLAGDFITDRTLALHHYQYRDALAPLAALKPRIATIAVLGNHDHWRNAEEGIRELRHIGARVLLNESAQIGPLHIVGVGDHMSQHSDYPRAFAKAPADHGAIVALSHGPDVVPSLPDDIPLTLAGHTHCGQIQWPWGGSPAYMSNYGDRYACGRIVEGRKTVIVTAGLGTSVLPFRFLAVPDMWLVTVRGPK, encoded by the coding sequence GTGCGCAAGGCACTTGGCTGGGTGCGAAACAACAAGATGCGCGCCTTCAGGTACCTGGTGCTTGCGGTCGGCATTCCCTGCTCGATCATTGCCTGGCGCGATACGATGGCCGATCCGGTCGTGCGGCGCACCGAAGTGGTGCTGCCCGGGCTGGCCAAGGATGCTCCGCCGCTGACCATCGCCCTGCTTTCCGACTTTCACGTTGCCGATCCCGACATGCCGCCCAGCCGGCTGGCGCGCATCGTCGCCCAGGTGAATGCGTTGAAGCCCGATTACGTGATGCTGGCCGGCGATTTCATCACCGACCGGACGCTCGCCCTGCACCATTACCAATACCGCGACGCGCTGGCCCCGCTGGCCGCGCTCAAGCCGCGGATCGCGACGATCGCGGTGCTGGGCAATCACGATCACTGGCGCAATGCCGAAGAGGGCATCCGCGAACTGCGCCACATCGGCGCGAGGGTGCTGCTGAACGAATCGGCGCAGATCGGCCCGCTGCACATCGTCGGCGTCGGCGATCACATGAGCCAGCACTCCGATTATCCCCGCGCCTTCGCGAAGGCACCCGCCGATCACGGCGCCATCGTCGCGCTCAGCCATGGGCCGGATGTTGTCCCCAGCCTGCCGGATGACATCCCCCTCACCCTCGCCGGGCATACCCATTGCGGGCAGATCCAGTGGCCGTGGGGCGGATCACCGGCCTATATGTCGAACTATGGCGATCGCTATGCCTGCGGCAGGATCGTCGAGGGGCGCAAGACGGTGATCGTCACCGCCGGCCTTGGCACCAGCGTGCTGCCCTTCCGCTTCCTCGCCGTGCCCGACATGTGGCTGGTGACGGTGCGCGGGCCCAAATAG
- the pyrH gene encoding UMP kinase, producing the protein MATGKYKRVLLKLSGEVLMGNQQFGIDPEFVAELAKEVKAAKDSGLELCLVIGGGNIFRGMAGAAKGMDRAQADYMGMLATVMNALAMQNALEQLGVPTRVQSAIEMDKVCEPVIRRRAERHLEKGRVVIFAAGVGAPYFTTDSGAALRAAEMQCDALLKGTSVDGVYDSDPKSNPQAKRYDTVDYDTVLADNLKVMDASAVALCRDNNIPIVVFSIREKGNLARVLAGEGTQTIVKKG; encoded by the coding sequence ATGGCCACTGGCAAATACAAGCGCGTCCTGCTGAAGCTTTCGGGCGAAGTGCTGATGGGCAACCAGCAGTTCGGCATCGATCCCGAATTCGTCGCCGAGCTGGCGAAGGAAGTTAAGGCGGCCAAGGACAGCGGGCTGGAGCTTTGCCTGGTCATCGGCGGCGGCAACATCTTCCGCGGCATGGCCGGTGCCGCCAAGGGCATGGACCGCGCCCAGGCCGACTACATGGGCATGCTGGCCACGGTGATGAACGCGCTGGCCATGCAGAACGCGCTTGAGCAGCTTGGCGTGCCAACCCGCGTGCAGTCCGCCATCGAGATGGACAAGGTGTGCGAACCGGTGATCCGCCGCCGGGCAGAACGCCACCTTGAAAAGGGCCGCGTGGTGATCTTCGCCGCGGGCGTGGGCGCGCCCTATTTCACCACCGATTCCGGCGCGGCGCTGCGGGCTGCCGAAATGCAGTGCGATGCGCTGCTGAAGGGGACTTCGGTCGATGGCGTCTATGACAGCGATCCCAAGTCGAACCCGCAGGCCAAGCGTTACGATACAGTCGATTACGACACGGTCCTGGCAGATAACCTGAAGGTTATGGATGCCAGCGCCGTGGCGCTTTGCCGCGATAACAACATTCCCATCGTCGTCTTCTCGATCCGCGAAAAGGGCAACCTCGCCCGAGTGCTGGCCGGAGAAGGCACGCAAACCATCGTGAAGAAGGGGTAA
- the frr gene encoding ribosome recycling factor, which produces MAKYDKADLERRMQGAVESLKHDLAGLRTGRANTTLLEPITVEVYGAHTPLNQVASISAPEPRMLSVQVWDKSNIGPVEKAIRSAGLGLNPINDGNTLRLPIPDLTEERRKELAKLAGQYAEKARIAIRNVRRDGMENLKADEAKKEISEDDRKRAETEVQKLTDDMIKAADEAAAAKEKEILGK; this is translated from the coding sequence ATGGCCAAGTACGACAAGGCGGATCTGGAACGCCGCATGCAGGGAGCGGTCGAATCGCTGAAGCACGACCTCGCCGGCCTGCGCACCGGTCGCGCGAACACCACGCTGCTCGAGCCGATCACGGTAGAGGTTTACGGCGCGCATACGCCGCTGAACCAGGTCGCCTCGATCTCCGCGCCCGAACCGCGGATGCTCTCGGTGCAGGTCTGGGACAAGTCGAACATCGGCCCGGTAGAGAAGGCGATCCGCTCGGCCGGTCTCGGGCTCAACCCGATCAACGATGGCAACACCCTGCGCCTGCCGATCCCCGACCTGACCGAGGAACGCCGCAAGGAACTGGCCAAGCTGGCCGGCCAGTACGCCGAAAAGGCGCGCATCGCGATCCGCAACGTCCGCCGCGACGGCATGGAGAACCTGAAGGCCGATGAAGCCAAGAAGGAAATCTCCGAGGACGATCGCAAGCGCGCCGAAACCGAGGTGCAGAAGCTTACCGACGACATGATCAAGGCTGCTGACGAGGCGGCGGCGGCCAAGGAAAAGGAAATCCTCGGCAAGTGA
- the uppS gene encoding polyprenyl diphosphate synthase yields MDGNGRWAKKRMLPRAMGHKKGVEAVRKVVRAAKDLGLEALTLYAFSTENWRRSEEEVGALMGLMKAFIIADLDEFAANNVRLRIIGDYNAFPPDVVELVEKALARTAANTGTTLAVALNYGAQDEIARAATKAAAKGPITPETIEAELDTAGMPPLDLLIRTSGEVRLSNFLLWQAAYAEMMFVDTLWPDFTPEHLAGALEQFAQRERRYGGR; encoded by the coding sequence ATGGACGGCAACGGGCGGTGGGCGAAGAAGCGCATGCTGCCGCGCGCCATGGGCCACAAGAAGGGCGTGGAAGCCGTGCGCAAGGTCGTGCGCGCGGCCAAGGACCTCGGGCTCGAGGCGCTGACGCTCTATGCCTTCAGCACCGAGAACTGGCGCCGCTCCGAAGAGGAAGTCGGCGCCCTGATGGGGCTGATGAAGGCCTTTATCATCGCCGACCTCGATGAGTTCGCAGCCAACAACGTGCGTTTGCGGATTATCGGCGATTACAATGCCTTTCCGCCGGATGTTGTCGAACTGGTTGAAAAGGCGCTGGCGCGCACCGCGGCCAATACCGGGACGACGCTGGCCGTGGCGCTGAACTACGGCGCCCAGGACGAGATTGCCCGCGCGGCCACCAAGGCTGCCGCCAAGGGGCCGATCACGCCGGAAACCATCGAGGCTGAACTCGACACGGCCGGGATGCCGCCGCTGGACCTGCTGATCCGCACGTCGGGAGAAGTGCGCCTGTCCAACTTCCTGCTGTGGCAGGCGGCCTATGCCGAAATGATGTTTGTCGATACGTTGTGGCCCGATTTCACGCCCGAGCATCTGGCCGGGGCGCTGGAACAGTTCGCACAGAGGGAGCGGCGCTATGGCGGGCGTTGA